The sequence GTCTGACTATTTTTGTTATATACTTTAGACTAAAGCTCGAGGAGGAATCAGCATGAATATTCGTTGTACTAGAAATACCGGATTTTATGGAATGGGTAGTCCAATCGAGATCAGAAAAAATGATAAAAAGTGGTTTTACTTAAGCCATAATGAAATAAAACAAGTCGAAATAGATGAAACAGAATGTACAATACAGGCTAAGTTTTTCTTTTTGAAGAGTGCACCTTTTGCGGTAAGCGATCAAGGACGAATTGTTGATTTAGAGATAACAATGAACCCAACATTGATCTTGATTTATGTTATACTCTTCATTGGAATGTTTTTGATTCCGTTGTTACATTTGAATATAATAGGAATTTTACTATTATTTGTTCTCTATTTTATTTTTGTATTTTCAATGTTAAATAAAGCATATGTAATCAAGGAGAAAATGTGATGGGTGAAAGAGCTGAAGAATTTCTAAGTAGTTTTAATCGTATTGAAAAGTGGTTTCGTGAACAATTAAATAATCCAACTAATATGGGATTCAGTGAAATGGTTCGAAGATTATCTAGAAAAAAAGACAGCCAAATACCACTTTTTCAAGATGATTTACTCCAAATGGCCCAACTAAGAAATGCGATTGTTCATGAACAGATTTCAACCGATTTTGTGATAGCTGAACCAAATGAGTGGGCAGTTAACCGCCTGTTGGAAATCGAAAAATCGTTGATCAGTCCTGAAACCGTTCTACCTCGTTTCTCAAAAAAGGTCACAGGATTTGATGTGAACATTTCTATCAAAGAAATTTTAGCGATTGTGGCTCGTAAGCAATACTCACAATTTCCAATCTATGATGATGGGATATTTAAAGGGTTAATCACTGTCAGAGGGTTAGGAATTTGGTTGGCAGTCGAAAGTTCTAAAGGAGACATTCAGTTAGAAGGAAGAAAAGCCTCAGAACTTTTGGTAAGTAATTACAAAGGCAGTAACTACCAATTTGTTAGTAAAGATACGACAGTGTTTCAAGTTGAAGAGATGTTTGTGACCCAAGTCAAATTAGAAGCAATTTTGATCACAAAAGATGGCAATCCAAATGGTAGTTTGCTTGGCATTATTCGTCCAAGAGATTTATATAATAATTTAGAGAAGGAATGAAAGCCGTTGTTAGCAGTTTATTTAATTATCAGTGCAGTCCTAGTTGGTTTAGATCAGTGGGTCAAATATTTAACGGTTGCCAATATCCCACTGGGCGAAACCAAAGAATTTATTCCAGGAGTGTTATCATTTACGTACCTTCGGAATACGGGAGCTGCATGGAGTCTTCTAGAAGGAAAAATGTGGTTCTTTTATATCGTCACGGTGATTGTGGTAGCCGTGGTTTTGTATATTTTAGTTAAAAATATTAATGGAAGCAAGTGGTTTACAGTCGGTTTGAGTTTAGTCTTAGCCGGAGCAGTCGGAAATTTTATCGACCGCATTCGTCTAGGTTTTGTTGTTGATATGTTCCAAACAGAATTTATTAGCTTTCCTATATTCAATGTTGCTGACTCTGCGCTAGTAATTGGCGTGATATGTATTTTTATTTATTTGATTTTAGACGAAAAAGCAGCGAAGGATGGAAAAAATGGACCAAATTAATGTAAAAATAAAACAAGAAAAAGGACGGATCGACAAAGTTTTAAGTGATTTATTAAAAGATCATTCCCGTTCACAAATTCAACAGTGGTTAAAAGATCAAAATATAACGGTCAATGGTGAAATTACCCGTCCAAATTATAAAGTAAAAGAAAATGACGAAATTAATATTAATGTGCCTGAGCCAGAAGAACTTGATGTTTTAGCAGAAGACATTCCAATCGAAATTGTTTATGAAGATGACGATGTATTAGTCGTTAATAAACCTCAAGGAATGGTCGTTCATCCATCTGCTGGACATCAGCATGGAACACTAGTAAATGCCTTGTTATATCATATAAAGGACTTATCTTCAATCAACGGCATCATACGTCCCGGCATCGTCCATCGTATCGATAAAGATACCTCAGGTTTATTAATGGTTGCTAAAAATGATAAAGCTCACATTGCTTTAGCTGAACAATTAAAAGATAAAACCTCACTTAGAAAATACGTTGCCTTAGTCCATGGTGAAATATCGCATGATAAAGGTGAAATTAATGCGCCAATTGGCCGTTCAAAAAATGATCGGAAAATGCAAGCAGTCATCGAAGGTGGAAAACCAGCAGTGACACATTTTGAAGTGTTGGAGCGCTTTGAAGGTTATACCTTACTTCAACTTCAATTAGAAACAGGACGCACGCATCAAATCCGTGTCCACATGAAATATATCGGTTATCCAGTCGCAGGCGACCCGTTATATGGACCAAGAAAGACGTTAAAAGGCAAAGGACAATTTTTACACGCCGAAATACTAGGTTTTAAACACCCAACAACCGGCCAAATGATGGTCTTTGA is a genomic window of Enterococcus haemoperoxidus ATCC BAA-382 containing:
- a CDS encoding CBS domain-containing protein; the protein is MGERAEEFLSSFNRIEKWFREQLNNPTNMGFSEMVRRLSRKKDSQIPLFQDDLLQMAQLRNAIVHEQISTDFVIAEPNEWAVNRLLEIEKSLISPETVLPRFSKKVTGFDVNISIKEILAIVARKQYSQFPIYDDGIFKGLITVRGLGIWLAVESSKGDIQLEGRKASELLVSNYKGSNYQFVSKDTTVFQVEEMFVTQVKLEAILITKDGNPNGSLLGIIRPRDLYNNLEKE
- the lspA gene encoding signal peptidase II; translated protein: MLAVYLIISAVLVGLDQWVKYLTVANIPLGETKEFIPGVLSFTYLRNTGAAWSLLEGKMWFFYIVTVIVVAVVLYILVKNINGSKWFTVGLSLVLAGAVGNFIDRIRLGFVVDMFQTEFISFPIFNVADSALVIGVICIFIYLILDEKAAKDGKNGPN
- a CDS encoding RluA family pseudouridine synthase; translated protein: MDQINVKIKQEKGRIDKVLSDLLKDHSRSQIQQWLKDQNITVNGEITRPNYKVKENDEININVPEPEELDVLAEDIPIEIVYEDDDVLVVNKPQGMVVHPSAGHQHGTLVNALLYHIKDLSSINGIIRPGIVHRIDKDTSGLLMVAKNDKAHIALAEQLKDKTSLRKYVALVHGEISHDKGEINAPIGRSKNDRKMQAVIEGGKPAVTHFEVLERFEGYTLLQLQLETGRTHQIRVHMKYIGYPVAGDPLYGPRKTLKGKGQFLHAEILGFKHPTTGQMMVFEAPLPDLFEKTLDQLRNND